A genome region from Chloroflexota bacterium includes the following:
- a CDS encoding GAF domain-containing protein, producing the protein MDEKGHLMQASDYSSSALSLEEIISSVEDELLVVDGEYRVRLANSAMLRKLPATVASPIGLHCYEVFEGRDEPCHAPLWDCPLTRVMESGNPATIIQFLQGPSGEANANRYIKLTMYPIRNHEGAITAAACVKRDVTAERQLESEVLTRHHQLLALNRISSAVSGLSQLDEILNVALDTVLEIIHGAIGGILLVDKRTQTLQYRVQRGLSAKFVEEMQLQIGEGIAGTVAKTGESILVKDISEDPRTARLELVSAEGLRGFISVPLKAKNEVVGVMNIASHMPGQFAKEDMYLLESIGYQLGTAIEQARLYERLRNASERYQKLLQHALTAQEEERKRIARELHDGTSQMLTGLALNLQAAMDLAEMNGIHDERIEERLQKAHSLAVQTSIEVTKLINDLRPTLLDSLGLAPAIQRYVETWLQPKGIRTTLRTRGHERLPSEVEVALFRISQEAINNIMKHSEAKNVLIDLECDGEKCLLRIEDDGKGFDVQEITKVDKTGRGVGLFGMKERVTLVGGSCTVQSQPGKGTVIISEVPLTGSRKDAEDQGAGSR; encoded by the coding sequence ATGGATGAAAAAGGGCATCTTATGCAAGCTAGCGACTATTCAAGCTCTGCCCTGAGCCTGGAGGAAATCATCAGCAGCGTTGAAGATGAGCTTCTTGTGGTTGATGGCGAATATCGTGTCCGCCTAGCCAATAGCGCGATGCTACGTAAGCTTCCAGCAACTGTTGCTTCCCCTATTGGCCTGCATTGCTATGAAGTATTCGAAGGCAGAGATGAACCCTGTCATGCTCCCCTGTGGGATTGTCCCCTGACAAGAGTAATGGAAAGCGGCAATCCAGCTACGATCATCCAATTTTTGCAAGGTCCGTCTGGCGAGGCGAACGCCAACAGATACATTAAACTCACCATGTATCCCATCAGAAACCATGAAGGGGCGATCACCGCTGCTGCCTGCGTGAAAAGGGACGTCACTGCAGAAAGACAGTTGGAATCCGAGGTCCTAACCCGTCACCACCAACTCCTAGCACTAAACCGTATCTCCAGTGCCGTAAGTGGATTGTCCCAGTTGGATGAAATCCTGAACGTTGCCCTGGATACCGTGCTTGAAATCATCCATGGCGCCATTGGCGGCATCCTCCTCGTGGACAAGAGGACGCAGACCTTGCAATACCGAGTGCAGCGAGGCTTATCAGCAAAATTCGTCGAAGAGATGCAGCTTCAGATTGGCGAGGGTATCGCAGGGACCGTGGCAAAAACAGGGGAATCCATCCTGGTCAAAGATATCTCCGAAGACCCACGCACTGCACGCCTTGAACTGGTTAGCGCTGAGGGCTTGCGAGGGTTCATTAGTGTGCCGTTAAAAGCAAAGAACGAGGTCGTGGGTGTGATGAATATCGCCAGCCACATGCCCGGCCAATTTGCCAAAGAGGATATGTACCTCCTGGAGTCTATCGGTTACCAACTTGGCACGGCCATCGAACAGGCACGGCTATATGAACGTTTGAGAAACGCTTCTGAGAGATACCAGAAGCTACTGCAACACGCCCTTACCGCTCAAGAAGAGGAGCGAAAGAGAATCGCTCGAGAGCTGCACGATGGCACCAGCCAGATGCTCACTGGCTTGGCATTGAACCTCCAAGCAGCCATGGACTTGGCAGAAATGAATGGCATCCACGATGAAAGAATCGAAGAGAGGCTGCAAAAAGCGCACTCACTGGCAGTCCAGACCAGCATCGAAGTAACCAAGCTCATCAATGACCTCCGCCCCACCTTGTTGGATTCTCTTGGTCTCGCTCCTGCAATCCAGCGTTATGTAGAAACCTGGCTTCAACCCAAGGGCATCAGGACTACTCTGAGAACCCGTGGACACGAGCGGTTGCCCTCGGAGGTCGAGGTGGCACTCTTCCGCATTAGTCAAGAAGCCATCAACAACATCATGAAACACTCTGAGGCCAAGAACGTCCTTATTGACTTGGAGTGCGATGGAGAAAAGTGCCTACTGCGCATCGAGGATGATGGGAAAGGATTTGACGTCCAGGAAATCACCAAAGTGGACAAGACTGGGCGGGGTGTTGGCCTGTTTGGCATGAAAGAAAGGGTTACACTAGTCGGGGGCTCCTGCACAGTGCAATCACAACCTGGCAAAGGCACAGTTATCATCTCTGAGGTTCCATTAACGGGGAGCAGAAAGGATGCTGAAGATCAGGGTGCTGGTAGTAGATGA
- a CDS encoding response regulator transcription factor yields the protein MLKIRVLVVDDHTIVRDGICSLLSLVSDIEVVGEASDGKEAVKKVRQLAPDVVLMDIAMPVINGLEATRRIRKEFPNTKVLVLTQYDDREQIFSMIEAGARGFITKVAASSELAVGIRAVYRGECFLSPSVAKALVEDYQQRAALGARDEPYQQLTDREKEVLRLTAEGYTVREIADILDISPKTAEGYKTSLMAKLDIHRKADLIKYAIRKGLVTF from the coding sequence ATGCTGAAGATCAGGGTGCTGGTAGTAGATGACCATACCATCGTGCGCGATGGCATCTGTTCTCTGCTTTCGCTAGTCAGTGACATCGAGGTAGTTGGTGAGGCTTCCGATGGCAAGGAAGCGGTGAAAAAGGTAAGACAACTGGCGCCAGATGTGGTGCTGATGGACATCGCCATGCCAGTTATCAATGGACTGGAAGCCACGCGGAGGATACGAAAAGAGTTCCCCAATACCAAAGTCCTGGTGCTCACTCAATATGACGATAGGGAGCAGATTTTCTCCATGATTGAAGCAGGAGCAAGAGGCTTTATCACCAAGGTAGCTGCCTCTTCGGAACTCGCTGTGGGCATTCGCGCTGTCTACCGTGGCGAATGCTTTCTATCGCCCTCGGTCGCCAAAGCGCTGGTCGAGGACTATCAGCAAAGGGCGGCACTGGGCGCACGGGATGAACCATACCAGCAATTGACGGATCGAGAAAAAGAGGTGCTCAGGCTCACTGCTGAAGGGTATACCGTGCGGGAGATCGCCGACATCCTCGACATTAGCCCGAAGACAGCCGAAGGATACAAGACCAGTCTCATGGCCAAACTGGACATCCATCGCAAAGCCGATCTCATCAAATATGCCATCCGCAAAGGCCTCGTGACTTTCTGA
- a CDS encoding FAD-dependent oxidoreductase, translated as MNRETSFDDSLMPPCQTACPLHMEIGEYVDLIAQGRVMEALQVIRSGNPFPAICAYVCTHPCEDACRRGQVDYPIAIRALKRFAIEFGGDRMIQEEARTTHSEKVAVVGSGPAGLAAAYYLRKLGYPVTIFEAHSALGGMLRVGIPQYRLPREVLDIEVQRLTQMGVEIRTNTRVVSLDLLFELGYKAVFITIGAHQGLKLGIEGEESPGVIDGATFLREVNLGFQPSVGNSVAAVGGGNVAIDAARTALRLGAREVKILYRRTRAEMPADPAEIEQALEEGVEICFLVAPVKITRENKRLRVTCIRFELGAPDASGRPRPVPIPGSEFDMGFDTLITAIGQAPRVPEDFHLRIGKGSTIQVDPVTLLTNRPGVFAGGDAVTGPATVTEALAAGRRAAQRIDEYLQHKYPLPEKEKPTVAKDLLSKTIEAIRKAYRLEPERLAPKERVQGFRPIELIYDWQSAVNEARRCLRCGMGAEILFQDHCATCLNCLRVCPYHVPYLDESGTIQIPADQCQACGICVAECPAQAIVLRKPRDRRYIDDELHHVFATAKQSGIRPLIVGFACQYGLFGTGTLSGLWKEAQANISIVPVLCVATVEPEHIVRAFEMGAEGAFVAGCGEQCAREDTSFWVRQRVEKVRRILRQLGLEPERVQAFNVRTKEEDAVQCLNQFTEQIGQLYLAAVLAQEVKA; from the coding sequence ATGAACAGAGAGACCTCCTTCGATGACAGCCTCATGCCACCTTGCCAAACAGCCTGTCCTCTGCATATGGAGATTGGCGAATACGTGGATCTAATCGCACAGGGACGGGTCATGGAAGCGCTGCAAGTGATCCGCTCTGGCAACCCCTTCCCCGCCATCTGCGCTTACGTATGCACCCATCCATGTGAGGATGCTTGCCGCCGGGGCCAGGTGGATTATCCCATTGCCATTCGAGCACTGAAGAGGTTCGCCATCGAATTCGGCGGTGACAGGATGATCCAAGAGGAAGCCAGAACCACACACAGTGAGAAAGTTGCCGTGGTTGGCTCCGGGCCAGCAGGCTTGGCTGCCGCTTACTATCTGCGTAAGCTGGGCTATCCCGTTACTATCTTTGAGGCGCATTCTGCCTTGGGTGGCATGTTGCGCGTCGGCATTCCTCAATACCGCTTGCCACGCGAAGTGCTCGACATCGAGGTGCAAAGGCTCACTCAGATGGGAGTGGAAATTCGCACTAACACGCGTGTAGTCTCCCTGGATTTACTCTTCGAACTGGGTTACAAGGCGGTCTTTATCACCATAGGTGCGCATCAGGGCTTGAAACTGGGCATTGAGGGAGAAGAAAGCCCTGGCGTTATAGATGGGGCCACTTTCTTGCGCGAGGTCAATCTAGGATTCCAACCCTCCGTAGGAAATAGTGTTGCAGCCGTAGGCGGAGGGAATGTGGCTATTGATGCCGCACGCACTGCCTTGCGCTTAGGGGCGAGAGAGGTCAAAATCCTGTACCGTCGCACCCGAGCCGAGATGCCGGCAGACCCAGCAGAAATAGAGCAGGCCCTGGAAGAAGGAGTGGAGATTTGCTTCTTAGTGGCTCCGGTCAAGATCACTCGAGAGAACAAGCGTTTGCGCGTAACTTGCATCCGCTTTGAGCTGGGAGCACCCGACGCTTCAGGTAGGCCTCGCCCGGTCCCGATTCCTGGTAGCGAATTCGACATGGGATTCGACACTCTGATTACCGCGATTGGCCAGGCGCCTCGTGTCCCTGAAGATTTTCACCTGCGCATCGGAAAGGGCAGCACGATCCAGGTAGACCCCGTAACCCTCCTGACCAACCGCCCTGGAGTTTTCGCTGGAGGAGATGCTGTGACTGGGCCAGCAACGGTAACCGAGGCTCTCGCTGCAGGCAGGAGAGCCGCACAGCGTATAGATGAATACCTCCAGCACAAATATCCCTTGCCGGAGAAGGAAAAGCCAACCGTTGCCAAGGATCTCCTCTCCAAAACGATCGAGGCAATCCGCAAAGCCTACCGACTTGAGCCAGAGCGTCTTGCACCAAAGGAACGAGTGCAGGGTTTTCGCCCCATAGAACTCATTTACGACTGGCAAAGCGCAGTGAATGAAGCAAGGAGATGTCTGCGCTGTGGTATGGGCGCGGAGATTTTGTTTCAGGATCATTGCGCCACGTGCCTCAACTGCCTGCGCGTTTGTCCATATCACGTACCTTATCTGGACGAAAGTGGCACTATTCAAATACCTGCCGACCAATGCCAGGCGTGTGGCATTTGCGTTGCGGAATGTCCTGCCCAGGCTATTGTGCTGCGCAAGCCACGTGACCGACGGTACATTGACGACGAACTCCATCATGTTTTCGCTACGGCAAAGCAATCTGGCATCCGCCCTCTGATTGTTGGGTTTGCTTGCCAATACGGGTTGTTTGGCACAGGCACTCTGTCCGGCCTGTGGAAAGAGGCACAAGCCAATATCTCGATTGTGCCTGTGCTCTGCGTGGCCACTGTGGAACCTGAGCACATCGTGCGTGCCTTTGAGATGGGCGCAGAGGGCGCATTTGTCGCCGGATGCGGGGAGCAGTGCGCCAGAGAAGACACCAGCTTCTGGGTGAGGCAACGGGTGGAAAAGGTGAGAAGAATACTGAGACAACTTGGGCTGGAGCCAGAACGCGTTCAAGCTTTTAACGTGCGTACTAAAGAGGAAGATGCGGTTCAGTGTTTGAACCAATTTACGGAACAGATTGGCCAGCTCTATCTAGCCGCTGTGCTGGCACAGGAGGTGAAAGCGTGA
- a CDS encoding methylenetetrahydrofolate reductase C-terminal domain-containing protein, with protein sequence MIVAEQKPLDEIQRMIAPYEKVLILGCGTCMTVCGAGGEREVSLLHSALRLAQARAGSNMHQFSEYTVKRQCDPEFIALLADRVREVDAILSLGCGIGVQVAAEHFPDTPVLPGVNTSFMGAVSELGVWDERCAACGDCRLAETAGICPITRCTKGILNGPCAGTKNGKCEANKDIDCAWILIYERLARLGQLEKMRRYYPPRNFRTIPRPRRLVNLVKADMGEEHG encoded by the coding sequence GTGATCGTTGCAGAACAAAAGCCTCTGGACGAAATTCAGCGCATGATCGCACCGTACGAGAAAGTGCTGATCCTCGGTTGTGGTACCTGCATGACCGTGTGCGGCGCTGGCGGAGAGAGGGAGGTCTCTTTGCTGCACAGCGCCTTGCGCCTTGCACAGGCTAGAGCAGGGAGCAACATGCATCAGTTTTCGGAATATACAGTCAAACGCCAATGCGATCCCGAATTCATAGCCCTCCTCGCAGACCGTGTCCGGGAGGTAGATGCTATCCTCTCGCTCGGCTGCGGCATCGGCGTGCAAGTGGCGGCAGAACATTTTCCAGATACACCAGTCCTGCCTGGGGTCAACACGTCGTTTATGGGCGCAGTCAGCGAGCTAGGAGTATGGGATGAACGCTGCGCCGCTTGCGGCGATTGCCGATTGGCCGAGACAGCGGGCATTTGCCCCATCACGCGCTGTACCAAGGGCATACTAAACGGCCCTTGCGCTGGCACCAAGAACGGCAAATGCGAGGCTAACAAGGACATAGACTGTGCCTGGATCTTGATCTACGAGCGACTGGCGAGATTAGGGCAACTGGAGAAAATGCGCCGCTACTATCCGCCGCGTAATTTTCGCACCATCCCCAGACCCAGGCGGCTTGTGAACCTCGTCAAAGCAGATATGGGGGAAGAGCATGGCTAA
- a CDS encoding methylenetetrahydrofolate reductase — translation MAKSLFEEKLNSGKFIVTAEVGPQKGVDCSDMVHHIKLLKDKVDALNVTDHQSSVMRFPSLGGCLLVKELGGEPILQVTCRDRNRLALEADLLFAYSRGICNVLCLTGDSIDVGDHKEAKPVFDLDSVQLLRLIRTLESGKDMGGNDLKGAPQFCIGASVHPAADRIEPQLIKFEKKVAAGAQFFQTQGIYELDSLRRFMQYASQFNVKILAGIILMASVRMAQYMNENVPGVIVPQSVIDELASVEKGKGLQKGIEIAVRTIKAIKEQNLCHGVHIMAVGRESVVPEIIEAAGL, via the coding sequence ATGGCTAAATCGCTATTCGAGGAGAAATTGAACTCAGGCAAGTTTATCGTTACTGCAGAGGTCGGCCCTCAGAAGGGAGTGGATTGCTCCGACATGGTCCACCATATCAAGTTGCTCAAGGACAAGGTGGATGCGCTCAATGTAACTGATCACCAAAGCTCGGTCATGCGTTTCCCCTCCTTGGGAGGCTGTTTGCTGGTGAAGGAGCTTGGTGGTGAACCAATCCTTCAAGTAACTTGCCGTGACCGCAACCGCCTGGCACTGGAAGCAGACTTACTCTTTGCCTATTCTAGGGGCATCTGCAATGTGCTCTGCCTCACTGGCGATTCCATTGATGTCGGAGATCATAAGGAAGCCAAGCCGGTGTTCGATCTGGATTCGGTGCAATTGCTGCGCTTGATCCGGACGCTGGAATCGGGCAAGGATATGGGAGGCAACGACCTCAAGGGTGCGCCACAGTTTTGTATCGGGGCTTCAGTCCATCCAGCAGCGGATAGGATTGAGCCTCAACTCATCAAGTTTGAGAAGAAAGTTGCCGCCGGGGCGCAGTTTTTCCAAACGCAGGGTATCTACGAATTGGACAGTCTGCGCCGCTTCATGCAGTATGCCTCTCAATTCAATGTCAAGATACTGGCAGGCATCATCCTGATGGCTTCGGTCAGAATGGCGCAATACATGAACGAGAATGTTCCTGGAGTAATTGTGCCCCAATCCGTTATTGACGAACTCGCCAGTGTTGAAAAAGGAAAAGGGTTGCAGAAAGGCATTGAGATCGCTGTAAGGACAATCAAGGCCATCAAGGAACAGAATCTATGTCATGGTGTGCACATCATGGCTGTTGGTAGAGAAAGTGTCGTGCCGGAAATCATCGAGGCGGCTGGATTGTGA
- a CDS encoding response regulator, whose product MELQKTILVVDNEPEFLESLRRTLEAKGYRVVTASSKAQAKEIVSHGQFDALILGTLTPRGDAFAFHQWLKQNPTTKELPFLVIDARPERRLLEGWRRDEGMQLEADDYVAKPIEPAMLVPRIQRLLERAPERIKVLVVDDHTVVREGIRAVLMLQRDMEVVGEAVDGRDAVQKALELLPDVIVMDIVMPTMGGLEAAKEICRAYPKAKVLILTQYDDKENLLAAAQAGAYGFIPKRAASSKLVAGIRTVYQGQYFEPIIAA is encoded by the coding sequence ATGGAGCTGCAAAAGACCATCCTCGTTGTAGACAACGAACCAGAATTCCTGGAATCCTTGCGCAGGACCTTGGAGGCCAAGGGGTATCGTGTGGTCACTGCTAGCAGCAAAGCACAAGCCAAGGAAATCGTCAGCCATGGACAATTCGATGCCTTGATCCTTGGTACGCTCACACCACGGGGAGATGCTTTCGCCTTCCACCAGTGGCTCAAGCAAAACCCAACCACCAAGGAGTTGCCTTTCCTGGTCATTGACGCCCGGCCTGAAAGGAGGCTCCTCGAGGGCTGGAGGAGAGATGAAGGAATGCAGCTAGAGGCGGATGATTATGTAGCCAAGCCCATTGAGCCTGCCATGCTGGTGCCGCGCATCCAACGGTTGCTCGAGCGGGCACCGGAGAGGATCAAGGTCTTGGTGGTGGATGACCACACCGTGGTCAGGGAAGGCATTCGTGCCGTGCTGATGCTACAACGGGATATGGAAGTGGTTGGCGAAGCAGTGGATGGACGCGATGCCGTGCAAAAAGCCCTGGAACTCCTTCCGGACGTGATCGTTATGGATATCGTCATGCCGACCATGGGCGGACTGGAAGCCGCGAAGGAGATCTGCCGCGCGTACCCCAAGGCCAAGGTTTTGATCCTGACTCAGTATGATGACAAGGAAAACCTACTCGCTGCCGCACAAGCCGGGGCCTATGGCTTCATCCCCAAGCGAGCCGCCAGTTCCAAACTCGTGGCAGGGATCAGAACCGTATACCAAGGCCAGTACTTCGAGCCCATTATCGCCGCATGA
- a CDS encoding adenosine-specific kinase, with translation MEIKIVKIEKPDDVNFILGQSHFIKTVEDLYEALVSAVPGIKFGLAFCESSGACLVRWIGTDDEMTELAKNNAYALSAGHAFIIFLKNAYPINVLNAIKMVPEVCRIYCATANPVEVVIAETETGRGILGVIDGLKSKGIEDEEGIAWRTSFLRKIGYKLGQ, from the coding sequence ATGGAAATCAAAATTGTCAAGATCGAAAAACCCGATGACGTCAACTTCATCCTAGGTCAGTCGCACTTTATCAAGACCGTCGAAGATCTGTACGAAGCTCTGGTCAGCGCCGTACCAGGTATCAAGTTCGGGCTGGCCTTCTGTGAGTCATCCGGTGCTTGTCTGGTGCGCTGGATTGGCACCGATGACGAGATGACCGAATTAGCAAAGAATAACGCCTACGCTCTTTCTGCTGGCCATGCGTTCATCATCTTCCTTAAGAACGCCTATCCCATCAATGTGCTCAATGCAATCAAAATGGTGCCCGAGGTATGCCGCATTTACTGCGCCACCGCCAACCCGGTGGAGGTGGTCATCGCCGAGACCGAGACCGGCCGTGGCATCCTCGGTGTGATAGATGGACTGAAATCCAAGGGCATTGAGGACGAGGAAGGCATCGCCTGGCGCACCAGTTTCCTGCGCAAGATTGGATACAAACTGGGGCAGTAA
- a CDS encoding amino acid ABC transporter substrate-binding protein, protein MRVQGTWSRWLWLVLALGCWALAFLEIRTWFGGGTDPTWEQIQKSGVVRVGMDATYPPFEVQDEFGRFYGYDVDLVEELARRWGVRAEFINIHFDGLYDALLTGKCDLLVSALPYDETLTEDVLYSPSYFNAGLLLAVREGERRIASVNSLGDKRVGVSLGSAGHLEARRIQEQACIPLQIVPFASSWEALQALRAGEVNAAIVDSVSAYCFVHDPGGIRYLKKFLSDEQYVIAMRPDSGYLWKRIADELAHMKKEGFLLTLQEKWF, encoded by the coding sequence ATGAGGGTACAGGGCACTTGGTCGCGGTGGCTATGGCTTGTCCTGGCTTTGGGCTGCTGGGCGCTGGCTTTTCTCGAGATTCGCACCTGGTTTGGCGGGGGTACCGACCCCACCTGGGAGCAAATTCAAAAAAGTGGCGTGGTGCGCGTGGGCATGGACGCTACCTACCCGCCTTTTGAGGTGCAGGATGAGTTCGGGCGTTTCTACGGCTACGATGTGGATTTGGTGGAGGAGCTGGCACGGCGCTGGGGGGTGCGCGCCGAGTTTATCAATATCCACTTCGACGGCCTCTACGATGCGCTTCTGACCGGCAAATGCGACCTGTTGGTTTCCGCCTTGCCCTATGATGAAACGCTGACAGAGGATGTGCTCTACTCGCCTTCCTATTTCAATGCGGGTCTTTTGCTGGCGGTAAGAGAAGGAGAACGGCGCATCGCGAGTGTAAACAGCCTTGGAGACAAGCGCGTGGGCGTGTCCTTGGGGAGTGCAGGCCATCTCGAAGCGCGACGCATCCAAGAGCAGGCATGCATACCCTTGCAGATCGTGCCCTTCGCGTCCTCGTGGGAAGCATTACAAGCGTTGCGCGCGGGAGAAGTGAATGCAGCGATTGTGGACAGCGTCTCTGCCTATTGCTTTGTCCATGACCCCGGGGGTATACGGTACTTGAAAAAATTCTTGAGCGATGAGCAGTATGTCATCGCCATGCGACCGGACAGCGGCTACCTGTGGAAACGCATCGCCGATGAATTGGCGCATATGAAGAAAGAGGGCTTCCTCTTGACGCTGCAGGAGAAGTGGTTCTGA
- a CDS encoding ADP-ribosylglycohydrolase family protein: protein MDTMTRNRIRGCAIGAAVGDALGMPLEGSWRQPVDRLVRDMRAGRLPAGTITDDTEIALALAESLLTRRPLDPVDLAQRFAAWFRAGPDDIGNQTYAVLARIAAGESWEEAVEAVQRRWPESAGNGSVMRCWPVALAHWNDTAAVSQPEHGLEALLADSRLQSQVTHPHPDCVASSAFVNAAIYYLLHGMAPSDAIAQALETVEMPEPLRAVIVAAPSRKREELANSGWVRHTLESAVWGLLNTDTFEEALVQVVNLGGDADSAGSVVGALAGAAYGLDAIPLRWQQALRAEWPLRSGRIWQVDDFIALADALAKEAGSANCQLRDNSIPSTRLLHP from the coding sequence ATGGACACTATGACGCGCAATCGCATCCGTGGTTGTGCCATAGGCGCTGCGGTCGGTGACGCGCTGGGCATGCCGCTGGAGGGTAGCTGGCGCCAGCCCGTTGATCGCCTGGTGCGTGACATGCGCGCCGGGCGCCTGCCGGCTGGCACGATTACTGATGATACAGAGATAGCTTTGGCACTGGCGGAGAGCCTGCTTACCCGCCGTCCCTTGGACCCTGTAGACCTCGCGCAGCGCTTTGCTGCTTGGTTTCGCGCTGGGCCGGACGACATCGGCAATCAGACCTATGCCGTGCTAGCGCGCATCGCTGCGGGAGAATCCTGGGAAGAAGCAGTAGAAGCAGTGCAGCGGCGCTGGCCTGAATCAGCCGGCAATGGTTCCGTGATGCGCTGCTGGCCAGTGGCTTTGGCGCATTGGAATGACACTGCCGCTGTCAGCCAGCCAGAGCATGGCTTGGAAGCGCTGCTCGCAGACAGCCGTCTGCAGAGCCAGGTCACCCATCCACATCCCGACTGCGTGGCAAGCAGCGCCTTTGTCAACGCCGCCATTTACTATCTATTGCACGGCATGGCGCCATCCGACGCCATCGCTCAAGCCCTGGAGACAGTAGAGATGCCAGAGCCGCTACGGGCAGTCATCGTGGCTGCTCCGAGCCGAAAGCGCGAGGAGCTCGCCAACAGCGGGTGGGTGCGCCATACGCTGGAGAGCGCGGTGTGGGGCTTGCTCAACACGGATACCTTTGAGGAAGCGCTGGTGCAGGTGGTGAACCTGGGCGGTGATGCCGATTCGGCTGGCTCGGTGGTGGGAGCATTGGCTGGTGCTGCATACGGTCTGGATGCCATCCCTCTGCGCTGGCAGCAAGCCCTGCGCGCGGAATGGCCCCTGCGCAGCGGACGCATCTGGCAAGTAGATGACTTTATTGCCTTGGCCGATGCCTTGGCCAAAGAGGCCGGCAGTGCCAATTGCCAGCTCAGGGATAACAGTATCCCAAGTACCCGCTTGTTGCATCCATAA
- a CDS encoding DUF1294 domain-containing protein, whose translation MKKQSYEFFGLLSLALVTLSYIALARYTAWSSYHIWVTACSVATFAIYGLDKGISKVNDHRPQGKSLSRAPESLLHLLALLGGFPGGWLGMIFFSHKTNFRKHPSIWFFLSLGAAIHIMLNKYHFFAAK comes from the coding sequence ATGAAGAAACAATCGTACGAGTTCTTTGGCTTGCTTTCCTTGGCATTAGTGACTCTAAGCTATATCGCTCTTGCTCGCTACACGGCTTGGAGTTCTTATCATATCTGGGTTACTGCCTGCAGTGTAGCAACCTTTGCCATCTATGGCTTGGACAAGGGCATCTCGAAGGTCAACGACCATCGTCCCCAAGGGAAGAGCCTGAGCCGCGCGCCGGAGAGTCTGCTGCATCTCCTCGCTTTGCTGGGTGGTTTCCCAGGAGGTTGGCTGGGCATGATCTTCTTCAGCCACAAAACTAACTTCCGCAAGCACCCCAGCATATGGTTCTTCCTATCCCTGGGAGCCGCCATTCACATCATGCTGAATAAATATCACTTCTTTGCCGCCAAGTGA
- a CDS encoding HAD family phosphatase — protein MIKAFIFDLDGTLVQTEPMKNRAYIQAAHELSPNSLNEAELWQACTELIGVPAPETAMALVQRFGLEEAARARMAEFGVASPWQAYSRLQLRYYNRLLDDVAALRRAQLPHNVALLHEVRRDGYKTALATMSYRHETLRVLQALDLAEAFDAIVTQDEVKEGKPDPEIYRRVAQALGIAPAACLVIEDSLSGVQAALAAGMWCIAVPTSLTSQALHDAHVLDERWIVDEPTALRAVVQQIIAEGKKTWN, from the coding sequence ATGATTAAAGCATTCATCTTCGACCTCGATGGCACACTGGTACAAACTGAACCGATGAAAAACAGGGCTTACATACAGGCTGCGCATGAGTTATCTCCCAATAGCCTGAATGAAGCAGAATTGTGGCAGGCTTGCACGGAATTGATCGGCGTCCCAGCACCGGAGACAGCGATGGCACTGGTGCAACGCTTCGGTCTGGAGGAAGCGGCGCGGGCGCGCATGGCGGAGTTCGGGGTTGCTTCTCCGTGGCAGGCCTATTCGCGGTTGCAGTTGCGCTATTATAATCGGTTGTTGGATGACGTGGCGGCGTTGCGCCGCGCACAATTGCCGCACAATGTTGCGCTGCTGCACGAGGTGCGCCGGGATGGGTACAAGACGGCTCTGGCCACCATGTCCTACCGTCATGAGACACTCCGCGTGCTACAGGCACTGGATTTGGCAGAGGCATTCGATGCCATCGTAACGCAGGATGAGGTGAAGGAAGGCAAGCCCGATCCGGAAATCTACCGGCGCGTTGCCCAGGCTCTGGGTATTGCCCCAGCAGCCTGTCTGGTCATCGAGGATTCCTTGTCGGGAGTGCAAGCGGCACTGGCCGCGGGGATGTGGTGCATTGCTGTGCCTACTTCTCTGACAAGCCAGGCGCTTCACGACGCGCACGTGCTGGATGAGCGCTGGATTGTAGATGAGCCGACTGCGCTCAGGGCAGTTGTGCAGCAAATAATTGCGGAGGGGAAGAAAACATGGAACTAG